One genomic segment of Sorex araneus isolate mSorAra2 chromosome X, mSorAra2.pri, whole genome shotgun sequence includes these proteins:
- the ATP6V1E2 gene encoding V-type proton ATPase subunit E 2 encodes MALNDADVQKQIKHMMAFIEQEANEKVEEIDAKAEEEFNIEKGRFVQTQRLKIMEYYEKKEKQIEQQKKIQMSTMRNQARLKVLRARDDLISELLNNAKQRLSKIVAHAEAYQELLNKLVLQSLLWLLEPVVVVRCRPQDLLMVKAAVQEAIPEYWTISQKQVQVQVDEETHLTPDVIGGVDIYSYDQRIKVSNTLKSRLALLAQQKMPNIRMALFGANLNRKFFV; translated from the coding sequence ATGGCCCTCAATGATGCGGATGTTCAGAAACAGATCAAACACATGATGGCTTTCATTGAGCAGGAAGCCAATGAGAAGGTAGAAGAAATTGATGCCAAGGCTGAGGAAGAGTTCAACATTGAGAAAGGACGCTTTGTGCAGACCCAACGACTGAAGATCATGGAGTACTatgagaagaaggagaagcagatAGAGCAGCAGAAGAAAATTCAGATGTCTACCATGAGGAACCAGGCAAGGCTGAAAGTCCTAAGAGCCCGAGATGACCTCATTTCCGAGTTGCTAAATAATGCAAAGCAAAGACTCAGCAAAATTGTGGCTCATGCAGAAGCCTACCAGGAATTGCTAAACAAACTAGTGCTCCAGAGTCTGCTCTGGTTGTTGGAGCCTGTGGTAGTTGTGCGCTGTAGGCCACAGGATTTGCTCATGGTGAAGGCAGCAGTTCAAGAAGCAATTCCGGAGTACTGGACCATCTCCCAAAAACAGGTGCAAGTCCAGGTGGATGAAGAGACGCACCTGACACCAGATGTGATTGGAGGTGTGGACATCTATAGCTACGATCAGAGAATCAAAGTTTCTAATACCCTAAAGAGTCGCCTGGCTCTCCTAGCCCAGCAAAAGATGCCAAATATTCGAATGGCCTTGTTTGGAGCCAATCTCAACCGGAAGTTTTTTGTATAA